A genomic region of Sander vitreus isolate 19-12246 chromosome 11, sanVit1, whole genome shotgun sequence contains the following coding sequences:
- the tgfbr2l gene encoding TGF-beta receptor type-2 translates to MMARCRTLWTGILALLTAGVPAVHSLSHLSSNLCKWCEATSPLCKDSVCLSNCNLTSFCNAVDEICIAMWRKNNNTMTVHTMCHNPALPLEGVDPRLLLNFTSRECHMVPQPAEDGAMMVCGCHGEHECNDKLIFDKGAHGFSKLQSKDVIPVVVVSLVPPVLVAIVATAAFYFYRTHRLDKPGPPARPAWPTKRTPELYQAFDLPCGGLGARGEGGGGGGMIGPGGQTGESNTKVPSLNNDMTDWQGQSAELLPIKLEVLVGKGRFAEVWRACLLQGVTGGVNSYETVAVKVFPAVEYASWRNECSIYSDAKLEHDNVVRFLAAEERGPRGHPLRKYWLVLAYHSLGNLQDFLTENILSWEELVAMAGSIARGVAHLHSDTTPSGIPKVPVAHRDLKSSNIVVKSRTECALCDFGLALRLELSLTVDDYANSGQVGTARYMAPEVLESRVNLEDLEAFKQMDVYSMALVHWEMASRCHAIGEVKNYEPAFGSKVCEQPCVDSMRDLVLRDRGRPDIPSAWTQHQGMSVFCSTVTECWDHDPEARLTAHCVVERYNVLQQEADEDLREDNRGENHGENHGEREKDSETPDNADNSSPSSSSLLSLHTPQPDSMTGGAEVSHSGSVV, encoded by the exons GTGTTCCAGCTGTTCACAGTCTCAGCCACCTGAGCTCCAACCTGTGTAAGTGGTGCGAGGCGACCAGTCCGCTGTGCAAAGACAGCGTCTGCCTCAGCAACTGCAACCTCACGTCCTTCTGCAACGCCGTGGATGAGATCTGCATCGCCATGTG GAGGAAGAACAACAACACGATGACAGTGCACACCATGTGTCATAACCCCGCCCTGCCACTAGAGGGCGTGGACCCCCGTCTGCTACTGAACTTTACCTCCAGGGAGTGTCACATGGTCCCGCAGCCGGCCGAGGACGGAGCCATGATGGTCTGCGGTTGCCACGGAGAACACGAGTGCAACGACAAACTCATCTTCGACAAGGGAGCTCACG GATTCTCCAAGCTGCAGAGTAAAGATGTGATCCCGGTGGTGGTGGTAAGTTTGGTGCCTCCTGTCCTGGTTGCCATAGTCGCCACCGCTGCCTTCTACTTCTACCGCACACACCGCCTGGACAAACCGGGCCCTCCTGCTCGTCCTGCCTGGCCCACCAAACGCACCCCAGAGCTATACCAAGCCTTCGACCTGCCATGTGGCGGCCTGGGGGCTCGGGGAGAgggcggaggaggaggcggcATGATTGGTCCTGGAGGCCAAACGGGGGAGTCCAACACCAAGGTGCCGTCTCTCAACAACGACATGACGGACTGGCAGGGGCAGTCGGCAGAACTGCTGCCGATAAAGCTGGAGGTACTGGTGGGGAAGGGTCGCTTCGCTGAAGTGTGGAGGGCGTGCTTGCTGCAGGGGGTGACGGGCGGAGTTAACAGCTACGAAACAGTGGCAGTGAAGGTGTTCCCGGCTGTGGAGTATGCCTCGTGGAGAAACGAGTGCTCCATCTACTCCGATGCCAAGCTGGAGCATGACAACGTGGTCCGATTCCTCGCGGCGGAGGAGAGGGGCCCGCGTGGCCACCCGCTCAGGAAGTACTGGCTGGTTTTGGCCTATCACAGCCTCGGGAACCTGCAGGACTTCCTCACGGAAAACATCCTCAGCTGGGAGGAACTTGTTGCCATGGCAGGCAGCATTGCCAGAGGGGTAGCTCATCTCCATAGTGACACAACGCCCAGTGGGATACCGAAG gTGCCGGTTGCCCATCGGGACCTAAAGAGCAGTAACATCGTGGTGAAGAGCAGGACGGAGTGCGCCCTGTGTGACTTTGGTCTGGCGTTACGACTCGAGCTCTCGCTCACCGTCGATGACTACGCCAACAGTGGACAG GTTGGGACGGCTCGCTACATGGCGCCGGAGGTCCTGGAGTCCCGGGTGAACCTGGAGGACTTGGAGGCGTTTAAACAGATGGATGTTTACTCCATGGCTCTGGTGCACTGGGAGATGGCATCCCGCTGCCACGCCATCGGGG aGGTGAAGAACTACGAGCCTGCGTTTGGCTCCAAAGTGTGCGAGCAGCCGTGTGTGGACAGCATGAGAGACCTGGTGCTGAGGGACCGAGGACGGCCAGACATCCCCTCAGCGTGGACACAAcaccag GGGATGAGCGTCTTCTGCTCCACCGTCACCGAGTGCTGGGACCACGACCCCGAGGCCCGGCTCACGGCGCACTGCGTGGTGGAGCGCTACAACGTCCTGCAGCAGGAAGCTGACGAAGACCTCCGCGAAGACAACCGAGGAGAGAACCACGGAGAGAAccacggagagagagaaaaggactCAGAGACGCCGGACAATGCTGACAATTCCtcgccctcctcctcttcccttctctccctccacacTCCCCAGCCGGACTCAATGACGGGCGGTGCCGAGGTATCCCACTCTGGCTCTGTCGTGTGA